A genomic stretch from Gorilla gorilla gorilla isolate KB3781 chromosome 20, NHGRI_mGorGor1-v2.1_pri, whole genome shotgun sequence includes:
- the LOC109024229 gene encoding zinc finger protein 627-like: protein MQETIRMLASVVKGKKWEDENIEDLYQNPGRNLRNHMVERPCENKEDSQCGEDFSQIPGHNLNKKTPPGVKPPESHVCGEVGVGYPSTERHIRDRLGRKPCEYQECRQKAYTCPSSVSKFLQDKDAKNIHWGNDTVFSKWSWENQISMYRRMKLDPYLSPHKKIKSKWIKDLNLRPQTMKLLK, encoded by the exons ATGCAGGAAACCATCAGGATGCTGGCCTCTGTAGTTAAGG GAAAGAAATGGGAAGATGAGAACATTGAAGATCTGTACCAAAATCCTGGGAGAAATTTAAG AAATCATATGGTAGAGAGACCCTGTGAAAATAAAGAAGATAGTCAATGTGGAGAAGACTTTAGCCAGATTCCAGGTCATAATCTGAATAAGAAAACGCCTCCTGGAGTAAAGCCACCTGAAAGCCACGTGTGTGGAGAGGTCGGCGTGGGGTATCCATCCACTGAAAGGCACATCAGAGATCGCCTCGGACGCAAACCCTGTGAATATCAGGAATGTAGACAGAAGGCATATACAT GTCCTTCCAGTGTGTCTAAATTCCTccaagacaaagatgccaagaacatacactggggaaatgacACTGTCTTCagtaaatggtcctgggaaaaccaGATATCCAtgtacagaagaatgaaactagacccctatctctcaccacataaaaaaataaagtcaaaatggattaaagacttaaatctaagaccccaaactatgaaactactaaaataa